In Legionella sp. PATHC035, a genomic segment contains:
- the hisD gene encoding histidinol dehydrogenase, producing the protein MLSIKNWQSLSQTEKKHALTRPLQASFAKGKVEEIIKQVRTFGDDALFAFTEQFDGARLESLQIPKQKIENSYISKKSLTAITEAIKTITLYHQSLLPENKKISTAHGVTIYTTYRPIQRVGLYVPGGNNTPLVSSLLMQAVPAVVAGCPVKILCTPPDASGSINEHLLVAARLCGIDTIYPLGGAQAIAAMAYGTETVTKVDKIFGPGNRYVTEAKTLVASDPYGAAIDMPAGPSEVMIIADNEANPAFIAADLLAQAEHGVDSQVILVCDTLQCAQQVNQQLQVQFSTLSRTHIIKHSMANSKIIVCAEKTEQLDIINSYAPEHLILNRKDAESWIEEIHSVGTVFLGPWAAETLGDYVTGSNHVLPTYGFARNHNGLSTLDFLTCFNVQSISTEGIRKLGSSAIALAEIEGLDAHAKAVEIRLASLEK; encoded by the coding sequence ATGTTATCGATTAAAAATTGGCAATCACTCTCGCAGACTGAAAAAAAACACGCTCTTACTCGTCCCTTGCAAGCCTCTTTCGCAAAAGGCAAAGTAGAAGAGATTATTAAACAGGTGCGAACCTTTGGAGATGATGCATTATTTGCATTCACAGAGCAGTTTGATGGCGCTCGTTTGGAAAGCCTACAAATTCCCAAACAAAAAATTGAGAATTCGTACATCAGTAAGAAATCACTAACCGCCATCACTGAAGCCATAAAGACAATTACTCTGTATCACCAATCCTTGTTACCAGAAAACAAAAAAATTAGTACTGCCCATGGTGTGACAATATACACCACCTATAGACCCATTCAACGGGTTGGTCTGTACGTGCCAGGAGGTAATAATACGCCCCTAGTTTCCTCATTATTAATGCAAGCTGTACCTGCAGTCGTAGCAGGATGTCCTGTAAAAATATTATGCACCCCACCTGATGCATCAGGTTCAATTAATGAACATCTTCTAGTAGCAGCACGTTTATGCGGCATAGATACTATTTATCCCCTTGGAGGAGCACAAGCAATCGCAGCTATGGCTTATGGTACAGAAACAGTTACAAAAGTAGATAAAATTTTTGGGCCAGGTAATCGTTATGTTACTGAAGCCAAAACACTAGTTGCCTCAGATCCCTATGGTGCCGCTATAGATATGCCCGCCGGACCATCCGAGGTCATGATTATTGCAGACAATGAAGCAAATCCGGCATTTATCGCTGCTGATTTGCTGGCGCAAGCAGAGCATGGTGTCGATTCCCAAGTCATTTTGGTTTGTGACACGCTCCAATGTGCACAACAAGTGAACCAACAGCTGCAAGTTCAATTCAGTACTTTGTCAAGAACGCACATAATCAAGCACTCCATGGCGAACAGCAAGATTATTGTCTGCGCCGAAAAGACAGAACAATTAGACATCATTAACTCCTATGCTCCAGAGCATTTGATTCTCAATCGAAAAGATGCCGAGTCTTGGATTGAGGAAATCCATTCTGTAGGAACTGTATTTCTCGGTCCCTGGGCTGCCGAAACCCTTGGGGATTATGTGACCGGATCAAACCATGTGCTTCCAACCTATGGTTTTGCCAGAAATCACAATGGCCTGAGTACCCTCGATTTTTTAACTTGTTTTAACGTGCAATCGATTAGCACCGAGGGAATTAGGAAGTTAGGGTCCTCGGCAATTGCACTGGCAGAGATTGAAGGATTGGATGCCCATGCCAAAGCAGTAGAAATTAGACTCGCTTCGTTGGAGAAATAA
- the hisC gene encoding histidinol-phosphate transaminase, producing MSVLNLIRSELLNKEPYVLSSTPMKYRLHANELPWSALSTDIDLNFYPEKGLQDQLQEQLAKRYLVDTNQMVLTRGSDDGIDLISRLFLSAGQDACMQFPPTFSMYSFYASLQDAQLIECPLDPLCQFKISIEDIGRSWQKNCKIIFLCNPNNPTAHRVDLDFIAQLCVEYKNRSVIVVDEAYIEFTQAQSATRLIPEYDNLIVLRTLSKAYGLANLRLGIILAQEQLIQTFNKIMPPFPLSSVVIDLALRALENSDWFLEAIDRIRNSRTKLIEKLQFCPVIEKVYPTETNFILIKTKHTNQLVSWLIKQGMVIKNFSPQSSLHDHLRITVGDEPQNQLLLNALSSFQNNGLGY from the coding sequence ATGTCTGTACTTAACTTAATACGCTCTGAATTGTTAAACAAAGAACCCTATGTTCTTAGCAGCACTCCAATGAAATACCGACTCCACGCAAACGAGCTTCCTTGGTCTGCATTAAGTACGGATATCGACTTAAATTTTTATCCCGAAAAAGGTTTACAAGACCAGCTGCAAGAGCAATTAGCAAAACGCTATCTAGTTGATACAAATCAAATGGTACTTACTCGAGGATCAGATGATGGCATTGACTTAATCAGTCGTCTATTTTTAAGTGCAGGCCAGGATGCCTGCATGCAATTTCCCCCTACCTTTTCCATGTATTCCTTTTATGCATCATTACAAGATGCCCAGCTTATCGAGTGCCCTTTAGATCCTCTGTGTCAGTTTAAAATCTCAATAGAAGATATTGGCAGGAGTTGGCAAAAAAATTGTAAAATTATCTTTTTGTGTAACCCCAATAATCCAACTGCTCACCGAGTCGATCTGGATTTTATCGCACAGCTTTGTGTTGAGTACAAAAATCGCTCCGTCATCGTGGTTGATGAGGCATATATCGAATTCACTCAGGCACAAAGTGCAACTCGTTTAATTCCTGAATATGATAACTTGATTGTTTTACGTACTTTGTCGAAAGCCTATGGTCTTGCCAACCTTCGTTTGGGCATCATATTGGCACAAGAACAGCTCATCCAAACCTTTAATAAAATTATGCCTCCCTTTCCACTTTCAAGTGTTGTGATTGATTTAGCACTACGCGCATTGGAAAATTCTGATTGGTTTTTAGAAGCAATTGATAGGATTAGAAATTCGCGAACAAAATTAATCGAGAAATTACAATTTTGTCCAGTGATTGAGAAAGTCTATCCAACAGAAACGAATTTTATTCTTATTAAAACAAAGCATACAAACCAATTAGTCTCTTGGCTTATCAAACAAGGCATGGTGATCAAAAATTTTTCACCTCAATCCTCGTTGCACGATCATTTACGAATCACTGTAGGTGATGAGCCACAAAATCAGCTGTTGCTGAATGCTCTATCTTCTTTTCAAAATAATGGCTTAGGATATTAA
- the hisB gene encoding bifunctional histidinol-phosphatase/imidazoleglycerol-phosphate dehydratase HisB, which translates to MQKILFIDRDGTLIEEPFDFQVDSLDKIKLTPYVIPALLQLQNKGFRLVMVSNQNGLGTPAFPEDDFMICHEFTLDLFSSQGIFFDEIFICPHMPEDNCLCRKPKTGLLDQFFKEKTIDHSCSWVIGDRETDRQLADNLGIKFLPVSKEHGWDQITQTILNHKRTAVIQRKTKETEIKLNLTLDVDQSSPINTPLPFFNHMLEQVAKHGGFNLELYANGDIDVDDHHLIEDTAIALGEGLKKALGDKWGINRYGFTLPMDEALATIAIDISGRSFCDFRGQFTREFVGGMATEMVPHFFNSLATALGATIHVEVKGQNHHHMIEACFKSLGRALGQACAQNNNALPSTKGLL; encoded by the coding sequence ATGCAAAAAATCTTATTTATTGATCGTGATGGTACCTTAATTGAAGAACCCTTTGATTTTCAAGTAGACTCATTGGATAAAATTAAGCTTACTCCTTATGTTATTCCCGCATTACTGCAACTACAAAATAAAGGTTTTCGCTTGGTGATGGTCAGCAATCAAAATGGTCTTGGAACCCCTGCTTTTCCTGAAGATGATTTTATGATTTGTCATGAATTTACTCTGGATCTTTTCTCTTCACAGGGCATATTTTTTGATGAAATTTTTATTTGTCCCCACATGCCCGAAGACAATTGCCTCTGCCGGAAGCCTAAAACAGGATTGCTGGATCAATTTTTTAAAGAAAAAACAATTGATCATTCATGTTCATGGGTTATTGGTGACAGAGAAACTGATCGACAATTGGCTGATAATCTAGGCATCAAATTTTTGCCAGTATCTAAAGAGCATGGATGGGATCAAATCACACAAACAATTCTCAATCACAAAAGAACTGCAGTGATTCAAAGAAAGACAAAAGAAACTGAGATTAAATTGAACCTCACCTTGGATGTCGATCAAAGTAGTCCAATCAATACACCATTGCCCTTTTTTAACCACATGCTGGAGCAGGTAGCAAAACATGGTGGATTTAATCTTGAATTATATGCCAATGGTGACATCGACGTGGATGATCATCATTTAATCGAAGATACAGCAATTGCATTAGGCGAAGGACTAAAAAAAGCGCTTGGTGATAAATGGGGCATTAACCGTTATGGCTTTACTTTACCGATGGATGAAGCGTTAGCCACAATCGCTATAGATATAAGTGGCCGAAGTTTTTGCGACTTTAGAGGCCAATTTACTCGGGAATTTGTTGGCGGTATGGCAACAGAAATGGTTCCTCATTTCTTTAATTCCTTAGCCACTGCTCTCGGTGCCACCATTCATGTCGAAGTTAAGGGTCAAAATCACCACCACATGATTGAAGCGTGCTTCAAATCTTTAGGGAGAGCACTAGGCCAAGCCTGTGCGCAGAACAATAACGCCCTTCCATCAACCAAGGGACTATTATGA
- the hisH gene encoding imidazole glycerol phosphate synthase subunit HisH yields MIAVIDVSGTNLTSLGNALKRLGFNYQLTHDPKEIRSASHVILPGVGTAAYGMSALRQYDLIDVVTSLQQPLLGICLGMQLLFEHSEENDVCCLGMLPGKVRRLHHQDGYPVPHMGWNQLHWCTETFLKQGLKEQDYVYFVHSYALGESEYALAYCEYGQPFTAIIQKNNIWGMQFHPEKSAETGMTLLNNFCNH; encoded by the coding sequence ATGATTGCTGTGATTGATGTCAGTGGAACCAATCTAACCTCTTTAGGTAATGCATTAAAGAGATTAGGCTTTAATTATCAATTAACCCACGATCCAAAGGAAATACGCAGTGCAAGCCATGTGATTTTACCCGGAGTAGGTACCGCAGCTTATGGTATGAGTGCCTTGCGCCAGTATGACTTGATTGATGTAGTGACCTCACTGCAACAACCACTACTTGGTATTTGTCTGGGGATGCAATTATTGTTCGAACACAGTGAAGAAAATGATGTTTGCTGTCTGGGGATGCTTCCAGGAAAAGTACGTCGTTTGCACCACCAGGATGGCTATCCAGTGCCTCACATGGGCTGGAATCAATTGCATTGGTGCACTGAGACCTTTTTAAAACAAGGACTAAAAGAACAGGATTATGTCTATTTCGTCCATAGCTACGCCCTTGGTGAGAGTGAGTATGCTTTGGCGTATTGTGAATACGGTCAACCATTCACGGCAATAATTCAAAAGAATAATATTTGGGGTATGCAATTTCATCCAGAAAAATCTGCAGAAACTGGCATGACCTTACTCAATAATTTTTGTAATCATTAG
- a CDS encoding 1-(5-phosphoribosyl)-5-[(5-phosphoribosylamino)methylideneamino] imidazole-4-carboxamide isomerase, with translation MILIPAIDIQAGRCVRLRQGQFDEVTQFDALPIERATYFAQLGVKRLHVVDLDGAQTGTMQQLALICAMQNTGIPVQAGGGIRSLEQATLCFSSGISNLVIGSIALSNPELTTEIIKIISPQHIILALDVRMQNKIPIPAIHGWQITTDQSLWDVVFYYQQLGIKQILCTDIACDGMMQGPNFELYKEAVERFPHIEWQASGGIRNTDDINQLDALGVSAAILGLTLYQGNIDLESML, from the coding sequence ATGATCCTTATCCCTGCAATTGACATCCAAGCGGGTCGATGTGTGCGTTTACGGCAAGGACAATTTGATGAAGTCACTCAGTTCGATGCACTGCCTATAGAACGCGCCACCTATTTCGCTCAATTAGGGGTGAAACGTTTGCACGTAGTTGATTTGGATGGTGCACAAACCGGGACAATGCAACAACTTGCTTTAATTTGTGCCATGCAAAACACAGGAATCCCCGTTCAAGCAGGTGGCGGGATTCGTTCTTTGGAGCAAGCGACATTATGCTTTTCATCAGGAATATCTAATCTAGTTATAGGCAGTATTGCCCTAAGTAATCCCGAACTGACAACAGAAATTATTAAAATAATAAGTCCTCAACACATTATTCTGGCTCTAGATGTTCGCATGCAAAATAAGATTCCTATCCCTGCTATTCATGGTTGGCAAATAACGACCGATCAGAGTCTCTGGGACGTAGTTTTCTATTACCAACAATTAGGGATTAAGCAAATACTCTGTACCGATATTGCCTGTGATGGAATGATGCAAGGACCCAATTTTGAGCTTTATAAAGAAGCTGTCGAACGCTTTCCGCATATTGAATGGCAAGCGTCGGGAGGCATACGGAATACAGATGATATTAATCAATTGGATGCATTAGGAGTGAGCGCAGCGATTCTTGGGTTAACCCTGTACCAAGGCAATATTGACCTGGAGTCGATGTTATAG
- the hisF gene encoding imidazole glycerol phosphate synthase subunit HisF: MLTKRIIPCLDVRDNQVVKGIKFRDHRIVGNILELAAEYSAAGADELVFYDITASAEQRSVCPDWVNQVAGIINIPFTVAGGIRSLNQAKSVLNSGADKISINSPALEKPDLINELSRNFGSQCVVIGIDSQWIDDDYYVYQYTGDEKKTVNSKRKTKEWIKEVQDRGAGEIVLNCMQSDGIRKGYDLYQLKMMRRLCQVPLIASGGAGALGDFTQVFLQSRVDGALAASIFHDKILTINEIKSALIKQNIEVRL, translated from the coding sequence ATGTTAACCAAACGAATTATTCCATGCCTTGATGTCCGTGATAATCAAGTAGTCAAAGGTATTAAATTTCGCGATCATCGCATTGTTGGAAATATCCTTGAGCTTGCAGCAGAGTATTCTGCAGCTGGTGCAGATGAGCTTGTATTTTATGATATTACTGCAAGCGCCGAGCAACGTTCCGTTTGTCCCGATTGGGTGAACCAAGTAGCTGGAATAATTAATATTCCATTTACCGTGGCTGGTGGAATTCGCTCTCTTAATCAGGCAAAATCAGTATTAAATTCTGGGGCCGATAAAATATCCATTAATAGCCCAGCATTAGAAAAGCCTGACTTAATCAATGAATTAAGTCGAAATTTTGGAAGTCAATGCGTTGTCATAGGGATTGATAGTCAATGGATAGATGATGATTATTATGTCTATCAATATACAGGTGATGAAAAAAAAACCGTTAACTCCAAACGAAAAACCAAAGAATGGATTAAGGAAGTACAAGATCGAGGAGCAGGAGAAATTGTATTAAATTGTATGCAATCCGATGGGATACGCAAGGGCTATGATTTATATCAATTAAAAATGATGCGCCGCTTGTGTCAGGTACCATTAATTGCATCAGGAGGTGCCGGGGCGCTTGGTGATTTTACGCAAGTATTTCTCCAGTCTCGAGTTGATGGGGCGTTAGCTGCCAGCATTTTTCATGACAAAATTTTGACAATAAACGAAATAAAATCAGCACTAATAAAACAAAATATTGAGGTACGATTATGA
- the hisIE gene encoding bifunctional phosphoribosyl-AMP cyclohydrolase/phosphoribosyl-ATP diphosphatase HisIE, whose amino-acid sequence MIHMEINSLDWKKMNGLLPAIIQNAENGSVLMLGYMNQEALIATLTTGQLNLYSRSRKRLWRKGESSGNTMSIQHISVDCDSDSLLIQVLPKGPACHLGYTSCFQPTHNTNLGFIDELIELINERADSNNENSYTAQLLDSGLSRCAQKVGEEAVETVIAAVNNNREELVNECADLIFHLFVLLKACELSFYDVLQCLRDRDRSVHT is encoded by the coding sequence ATGATTCACATGGAAATTAATTCTCTAGATTGGAAAAAAATGAATGGTTTATTACCAGCGATTATACAAAATGCAGAAAACGGTAGTGTTCTAATGTTAGGTTATATGAACCAAGAGGCTTTAATCGCTACACTGACCACCGGCCAATTAAATCTGTACAGCCGAAGTCGAAAACGCTTATGGCGCAAGGGAGAAAGTTCCGGTAATACGATGTCCATACAACATATCAGTGTAGATTGTGACAGTGACAGCCTCTTAATTCAGGTGTTACCTAAAGGACCTGCCTGTCATTTAGGTTATACGAGTTGTTTTCAACCTACGCATAACACCAATTTAGGATTTATCGATGAGTTAATTGAACTGATCAATGAGCGTGCAGACTCCAACAATGAAAACAGCTATACCGCACAACTATTGGATTCCGGACTTTCTCGATGCGCCCAAAAAGTCGGTGAAGAAGCAGTAGAGACGGTGATTGCGGCTGTAAATAATAATCGTGAAGAATTGGTTAATGAATGCGCTGACTTAATTTTTCATTTATTTGTTTTATTAAAAGCCTGTGAATTAAGTTTTTATGATGTATTGCAGTGTTTGCGTGACAGAGACCGCAGTGTTCATACTTAG
- a CDS encoding class I SAM-dependent rRNA methyltransferase → MNAKVILLKAKQNTVLRGHPWIFPKAIAKTQGKLVTGHLVDIYNADEELIGVGVYNEHSLYRVRVLALANESIDKCNLHSLIAHRLMQAKQVRECLNLPNEETTAYRLFNSEADGLSGLTIDRFNQICVVASSAYWVELNREVIINALHNLFPTDQIVWMPQSKPLGQDGWKQITEQEKHYDTKVLEAGVVYEVEFAQAQKTGLFLDQRENHQRIAPLSKGKNVLDLYCYSGGFALHAARSGASKVTAVDSSAQAIAQAKKNAALNGVTQIEFIEADARDYLTKAGDYDLVILDPPKLVPSKQHVERAKNYYRFLHREVFKYMKAGSLLMTCNCSSALSSQEFCSLVSAQAGAVGKQARILGVYGPASCHPTLSSFPEGNYLTAILLAVV, encoded by the coding sequence ATGAATGCAAAAGTTATTTTGCTTAAGGCAAAACAAAATACAGTGTTACGCGGTCATCCATGGATATTCCCCAAGGCCATTGCTAAAACTCAGGGAAAATTAGTCACAGGACATTTAGTTGATATTTACAATGCAGATGAAGAGCTTATTGGTGTCGGTGTTTATAACGAGCATTCTCTCTATAGAGTCAGAGTATTAGCCCTTGCAAATGAATCCATAGATAAATGCAATTTACATTCCTTGATTGCACATCGTCTCATGCAGGCAAAACAAGTTAGAGAATGTTTAAATCTGCCTAATGAAGAAACGACTGCTTATCGTTTGTTTAATAGTGAAGCAGATGGTCTTTCCGGATTAACGATTGATCGTTTTAATCAGATTTGTGTTGTTGCGAGCTCTGCCTATTGGGTTGAACTCAATCGAGAAGTAATCATTAACGCGTTACACAATTTATTTCCTACAGATCAGATTGTTTGGATGCCACAAAGTAAGCCATTAGGACAAGACGGATGGAAACAAATTACTGAGCAAGAGAAGCATTATGATACAAAAGTTCTTGAGGCTGGGGTTGTTTATGAGGTTGAGTTTGCTCAAGCTCAAAAAACAGGCTTGTTTCTTGATCAAAGAGAGAATCATCAGCGTATTGCTCCATTATCAAAAGGTAAGAACGTATTAGATCTTTACTGTTACAGTGGCGGTTTTGCTTTACATGCTGCTCGCTCTGGGGCCTCAAAAGTCACCGCGGTGGATAGTTCTGCTCAGGCAATCGCGCAAGCGAAGAAAAATGCTGCGTTAAATGGTGTGACTCAGATTGAGTTTATTGAGGCAGATGCGCGTGATTATTTAACAAAAGCAGGAGATTATGATCTTGTTATTCTGGACCCTCCTAAATTGGTTCCATCAAAACAACATGTGGAACGAGCTAAAAATTATTATCGATTTTTGCACCGTGAAGTATTTAAATACATGAAAGCGGGTTCATTGTTAATGACATGTAATTGTTCTTCGGCACTTTCATCCCAGGAATTTTGTTCTTTGGTCAGTGCCCAAGCTGGAGCGGTTGGCAAACAAGCTCGTATTTTAGGTGTTTATGGTCCAGCAAGTTGTCATCCGACTTTAAGTTCATTTCCAGAAGGAAATTATTTGACTGCGATCTTGTTGGCCGTAGTTTGA
- a CDS encoding potassium transporter Kup produces MENTQKFSYGLTLGALGVVFGDIGTSPLYALKVTLDNLPITQSNIMGVLSLIFWCLIIIISFKYLIMIFRADNDGEGGILALLALMKHKSTRYVPLFYIVAIFGAGLLLGDGMLTPAISVVSAVEGLSTLSDSFTPYILPIAGVILIFLFMLQARGTGSIGNLFGPFILLWFITIAVLGIIQIVKAPIVLTAINPYHAFVLIHDTGFKGYLLLGGIFLVVTGGEALYADIGHFGKNPIRASWFAVVLPCLILNYFGQGANLLLHPQAIGNPFYMIAPQWFYIPLIILATIATVIASQAVISATFSLTKQAVLLGLCPRIPIVQTSKEFSGQIYVPQINFILFIGTITFCVAFKTSDNLAHAYGIAVNAYMLLIDAMVAYAAISIWKWSKFKVTLIFGLFLTIDFAFLGSNLHKFLTGGWVPVTFALLIATIMYTWKFGLEYLRENYYMNKDDISKIIRQLEYKSLNQLTDLTAIFITDVYDKSGGSFLHFLKLSRAVPERVLIVNYIVDNIPYVHYSQRYEITCLHEKIFNLTLHYGFMETISIPRALERASNKNLFPFKLNVDRATYMVEIPNITASKSKKSLTFYWQEKLFAFLIRNYSANLNIDFYKLPYNRTMAIGTYYIM; encoded by the coding sequence ATGGAAAATACGCAAAAATTCTCTTATGGACTCACTCTAGGAGCTTTAGGAGTTGTGTTTGGTGACATAGGTACCAGCCCATTATATGCCTTAAAAGTCACCCTGGATAATCTCCCTATTACTCAATCCAATATTATGGGAGTACTTTCACTTATTTTCTGGTGTTTGATTATTATTATTTCATTCAAATACTTAATTATGATTTTTCGAGCAGATAATGATGGAGAAGGAGGAATTCTCGCTCTTTTGGCACTAATGAAGCATAAAAGCACTCGATATGTCCCCTTATTTTACATTGTTGCAATTTTTGGTGCGGGATTACTTTTAGGAGATGGCATGCTGACCCCTGCCATATCTGTAGTCAGTGCCGTTGAAGGTCTCAGTACTCTCTCAGACTCATTTACACCCTATATTTTGCCCATAGCCGGAGTAATTCTGATCTTTCTTTTCATGTTGCAAGCAAGAGGAACAGGAAGTATAGGAAATCTATTTGGTCCATTTATACTGCTCTGGTTTATAACCATTGCGGTGCTTGGAATAATACAAATAGTAAAAGCCCCAATAGTGTTGACGGCAATCAATCCTTACCATGCTTTTGTATTGATACACGATACAGGATTTAAAGGATATCTATTGCTCGGAGGAATTTTTCTAGTAGTTACAGGCGGAGAAGCACTTTATGCCGATATCGGGCATTTTGGAAAAAATCCCATTCGTGCCAGTTGGTTTGCCGTTGTTCTTCCCTGCTTGATTTTAAATTACTTTGGCCAAGGAGCCAACTTACTCTTACACCCGCAAGCGATTGGCAATCCTTTTTATATGATTGCACCCCAATGGTTTTATATTCCATTAATCATTCTTGCGACTATTGCAACGGTAATTGCTTCGCAAGCTGTTATTTCAGCTACATTTTCTTTAACAAAACAGGCCGTTTTGCTGGGTCTATGTCCTCGTATCCCCATAGTACAAACATCCAAGGAGTTCTCTGGACAAATTTATGTCCCTCAAATTAATTTTATTCTATTTATTGGGACAATCACTTTTTGTGTTGCCTTTAAAACATCAGATAATTTAGCTCATGCCTATGGAATCGCCGTAAATGCATACATGCTGTTGATTGATGCAATGGTTGCTTATGCTGCAATATCGATTTGGAAATGGTCAAAATTTAAAGTGACACTGATATTTGGATTATTTCTCACCATAGACTTTGCATTTCTCGGATCAAATTTACATAAGTTTTTGACCGGAGGCTGGGTCCCGGTCACCTTTGCTCTACTGATAGCAACCATTATGTACACCTGGAAATTTGGCTTGGAATATTTGCGCGAAAATTATTACATGAACAAAGATGATATTTCCAAGATTATTCGGCAATTGGAATACAAAAGTTTGAATCAGCTTACCGATTTGACCGCCATTTTTATTACTGATGTTTATGATAAAAGCGGAGGCAGCTTCCTTCACTTTCTCAAGTTGAGCCGTGCAGTTCCAGAACGTGTCCTGATTGTTAATTATATTGTGGACAACATCCCTTATGTTCATTACAGCCAACGTTATGAGATTACATGCTTGCATGAGAAGATCTTCAATCTCACCTTGCATTATGGATTTATGGAAACGATTTCAATACCCAGGGCCCTAGAACGAGCTTCTAACAAGAATCTCTTCCCATTTAAGCTCAATGTTGATCGCGCTACTTATATGGTGGAAATTCCCAATATTACTGCATCAAAATCAAAAAAATCATTAACCTTCTATTGGCAAGAAAAACTATTTGCTTTTTTAATACGCAATTATTCAGCCAATTTAAATATCGACTTTTATAAACTGCCCTACAACAGAACAATGGCCATCGGTACCTATTATATTATGTAA
- a CDS encoding recombination-associated protein RdgC, producing MWFNNALIYQYELDDASDLAASLAENILKPCPPHARFVYGWLPAFADEMVQEVAGSSLICMGKEERLLPRGVINKMLAEKVQVLETQQGRPVKRAEKAQMAEDIEFELLPKSFCIQKKMFAILDSVSKRIIVNASSNNQAAQLTSLLRKSVAGISIEPITHTENLAVRFAEWIHSPSTLPNHFQLASDCILFSLDDEKKRVHCKGYELPAEEVLTLLSQGMGTAEVSLIWKERIQLTLTHDFSFKKLKCLDFLLDDFNEVKQLDEDYQQRDAALALLSGELRELTHDLLAALAAKEKEPELEVIA from the coding sequence ATGTGGTTTAACAATGCACTAATTTATCAATATGAATTGGACGACGCGAGTGATTTAGCAGCGTCCTTGGCTGAAAACATTCTAAAACCTTGCCCCCCTCACGCTCGATTTGTGTACGGATGGCTTCCGGCTTTTGCAGATGAGATGGTTCAAGAAGTTGCTGGAAGTTCTCTGATTTGCATGGGCAAGGAAGAACGATTGCTCCCACGTGGAGTGATCAATAAAATGTTGGCAGAGAAAGTACAAGTGCTCGAAACGCAACAAGGCCGTCCAGTAAAACGCGCTGAAAAAGCACAAATGGCTGAAGACATCGAATTTGAGTTATTGCCTAAGTCCTTTTGCATTCAGAAAAAAATGTTTGCTATCCTTGACAGTGTCAGCAAAAGAATAATAGTTAATGCTTCAAGTAATAACCAGGCCGCACAACTTACCTCTCTTTTACGTAAATCAGTAGCAGGTATCTCGATTGAACCCATTACCCACACAGAGAATCTTGCCGTGCGTTTTGCGGAGTGGATTCACTCCCCTAGCACCCTTCCTAATCATTTTCAATTAGCGTCTGATTGCATCCTATTTTCTCTGGATGATGAGAAAAAACGGGTGCATTGCAAGGGTTATGAGCTACCAGCAGAAGAAGTCTTAACATTATTATCGCAAGGAATGGGCACTGCTGAAGTTTCGTTAATTTGGAAAGAACGAATTCAATTGACTCTAACGCATGACTTTAGCTTTAAAAAGCTTAAGTGCCTTGATTTTCTTCTCGATGATTTTAATGAAGTGAAACAACTTGATGAAGACTATCAACAACGCGATGCAGCGCTTGCTTTATTATCCGGTGAGCTACGTGAACTGACTCATGATCTTTTAGCTGCGCTCGCAGCAAAAGAAAAAGAACCTGAATTAGAAGTGATCGCATAG